Proteins encoded together in one Astatotilapia calliptera chromosome 7, fAstCal1.2, whole genome shotgun sequence window:
- the tbc1d13 gene encoding TBC1 domain family member 13 produces the protein MSTAYKNRIQEFKVALAEEKINLKTLRELCFNGIPFEGGIRALCWKILLNYLPVDQTQWESFLKKQREVYSQFLKEMIIQPGIANANLGLSREDVTMEDHPLNPNPDSRWNTYFKDNEILLQIDKDVRRLYPDMAFFQRPTEYPCQLILDPQNDYETLRRRVEQTTLKAQTVNCNRSGVTNVSSPGKALNLYPSNEYEVLPNGSEAHWEVVERILFIYAKLNPGIAYVQGMNEIVGPIYYTFATDPNSEWKEHAEADTFFCFTNLMSENRDNFIKSLDDSQCGITYKMESVYSMLKDKDMELYLKLEEQNIKPQYFTFRWLTLLLSQEFLLPDVIRIWDTLFSDQDRFHFLILVCCAMLILIRDNLLAGDFTVNMRLLQDYPISDVHTILTKAKDLQDTS, from the exons ATGTCTACAGCGTACAAAAACAG GATACAAGAGTTCAAAGTTGCCTTGGCTGAAGAAAAAATCAACTTGAAGACACTGAGGGAGCTGTGCTTTAATG GAATCCCTTTTGAAGGAGGCATACGAGCGCTGTGCTGGAAG ATCCTTCTTAATTACCTACCTGTTGATCAGACCCAGTGGGAGTCTTTCCTGAAAAAGCAAAG AGAGGTGTACTCCCAGTTCCTGAAGGAGATGATCATCCAGCCCGGCATTGCCAACGCCAACCTGGGCCTTTCCAGAGAAGACGTGACGATGGAGGATCAC CCTCTGAATCCAAACCCTGACAGCAGGTGGAACACCTACTTTAAAGATAATGAAATTCTGCTGCAGATCGACAAAGACGTGAG GCGGCTGTACCCGGACATGGCGTTCTTCCAGCGCCCCACAGAGTACCCCTGTCAGCTGATCCTGGACCCTCAGAACGACTACGAGACACTGCGTCGCCGAGTGGAGCAGACGACGCTGAAGGCACAAACGGTGAACTGCAACCGCAGCGGGGTCACCAAT GTGAGTTCACCTGGAAAGGCGCTGAACCTGTATCCATCTAACGAGTACGAGGTGCTGCCCAATGGCAGTGAAGCCCACTGGGAGGTGGTAGAGCGGATCCTCTTCATTTATGCCAAACTGAACCCTGGCATCGCCTACGTCCAGGGCATGAATGAGATTGTGGGGCCAATTTACTACACGTTTGCCACAGATCCCAACAGCGAGTGGAAAG AGCACGCTGAGGCAGACACCTTCTTCTGTTTCACCAATCTGATGTCGGAGAACAGAGATAACTTCATCAAGAGCCTGGACGACTCTCAGTGTGGCATTACCTACAAGATGGAGAGTGTGTACTCCATGCTCAAAGACAAAGACATGGAGCTATATCTTAAGCTG GAAGAGCAGAACATCAAACCACAATATTTCACCTTCCGCTGGCTCACCCTGTTGTTATCTCAGGAGTTCCTCCTGCCAGATGTCATCCGCATCTGGGACACACTTTTTTCTGACCAGGACAGATTCCATTTCCTCATCCTGGTCTGCTGCGCCATGCTCAT ACTTATCCGGGATAACTTATTGGCTGGTGATTTCACAGTGAACATGAGATTACTGCAG GATTACCCCATCTCAGACGTCCACACCATCCTGACCAAAGCCAAAGACCTGCAGGATACATCCTAA